From uncultured Pseudodesulfovibrio sp.:
TTTTGTATAACAGATAATGAGGTCGAAACCGACCCCTCTGGTAATTACATGGTTATGTTTGCCTGAGGCGCACCTGCATCATCGGCATAGGCAAAGGCCATGCGCGGTGTATTGTGGGCAAATCCGTATTGGCCGTCCGGGGAAAGCATGATGACTCCGCCGTATCCGTGTCCTCGATTTTTGAGCACTTCCATAGAAAGAGCGGCTGCAGTCATTGGTGCGTCTGTGCGCAGAAAGTCGCAGGCAGTTTTGCAAAGCATGACCCGGAGAATGGATTCGCCGTACCCTGTGGAAGAGGCCGCGCCGAGTTCGTTGTCCGCATAACCGCCGGACCCGATGATAGGGGAATCTCCCACGCGGCCAGGATGTTTGCGCGGGGTTCCGCCCGTGGAAGTGGCGCAGGCCAAGTTGCCATTTTTATCCATGGCAACGGCTCCGACGGTATCCGAAGGATATTTACCGCTGAAAGCATTGATGGGCGTAAAAGATTCGTCATTTTTTATTTGTTCGTAAAAGGCGAGTTCCCGGTCCGTGAGCAACTCGCGAGGGTCGATTTCAGTGAAGCCACATTCCTGTGCGTACTGCATGGCGCCAGCTCCGACGAGAATACGAAAATCCTTGGCCGTCATGACCTTGCGTGCCAGAGAAACCGGGTGCAGAAGGTTGGCAACAGCAGCTACTGCGCCAAAATCCAGTTCCTTGCCATCCATAATGAAAGCGTCGAGTTCAATATCGCCGCATGCGTTGAGGAATGCTCCTCGTCCTGCGTCGAATGTGGGGTCTGCTTCCAGGATGTTGACGGCTTTTTCCACGGCATCCATAGCGGATATGCCGTCTGCCAACATGGGGTATATCTTGCTGACTGCCTGATGTACGCCCGCTACATGGTCGTCGACGAATTCGTCGGGAATGTCCCAGGCTCCGCCGTGAACTATAAGTCTTGGTTGCATTGCATCCACCTTTGATTCTTTATCAAGTCTGGCGAAGTATGCCAGAAGGCATGATGGGAGTATAGCCGATTGTTGACGTGTCAGCGGCCTGTCTATAGGTATTGAACCATGGGCAAGACTCCAACAAATACAGATGTGCGGTTTTGGCGCGACCCGGACTTACCCGGTGTAGAAGCTCGTTATTCCAGTTATAACGAAGACGCTTTTCGAAAGCATACTCACGCGGCCTATTCAATAGGAATCATCGAGACAGGGAAAACAACATTTACTCTTAACGGCGAAGCTTTTCATGCTGGCGCCGGTCAACTGGTTTTGATCGAACCGGAAGTTGTTCACGTCTGCAACCCTGATTTGGACTCCCGCATGACCTATCGGATGTTTTATGTGGAATCCTCGTGGCTGGAAACAGTGGGGGCAGAGATGTTTGGTCGGGAGATAGGGCCTCCGTCATTTCCCCTGCCGGTTGTGGATGATCCGGGATTGGTTGCGCATTGGCAGGATCTGCATGAGGTGGTCTCGAACGGTGGTGACCGCCTTGAGAAGGAGTCCTTGCTGGTGGAAGGACTTGCAGATTTGTTGTTAAGATATGCTGAATGTGGAGAAGTTCAGGTTTCTACTGGTCAAGGTGATGCAATCTTAGCCGTCAAGCGCCATCTGGCAGAGAATTTGGCCGAGAAGGTCAGTCTGGATGCGTTGTCAAAAGTCGCGCATGTGAGTCGTTATCATTTGCTCAGGACGTTTCAGGCTTCTGTGGGGTTATCGCCACATGCATATCAGAACCAGCTTCGGGTTGATCTGGGTAAGAAGCTTTTGGCGGAAAATCTTTCTATCAGCCATGTCGCTGTTGAGGCGGGATTTGTGGATCAGAGTCATTTTTCCCGAGTGTTCAAGCAGTATACGGGAGCCACTCCCCAACAATATCAGGCCGGGGTCGGAGACCGCCGCTGATTCGATTTCGCAATTTCATACAATATCTTTGTTCCTTCTTCTCTCATGGTGTCCCTGAAAATAATTCAGGAGGCTGTTGATGAAAGAGACGATGACTGATGGCGTGGCTGTGGATGCCTTGTCGCATTCCGGTGTTCACTTCATGGGGCCGCGTTTGCTTGCTCCATTGTGTCTGGCCGGAGCCGTTTTGCTTTGGGGAACATCGTTTATGGCGACCAAGACTGCTTTGACAGGGTTTTCTCCCATGGTCGTTATTTGGTTGCGTATGACTATCGCCGCGCTTCTGGTCTTATTTCTTTTTAGACGTATACCCGCGCCCGACTATCGAAAGGGAGACTGGAAGGTCCTATCCTTTCTGTGTCTGATGCAGCCCTGTCTGTATTTCTTGTTTGAGGGGTACGCCATCGCCCTGACAACATCTGCTCAAGCCGGTATGATTTCTGCCCTGGTGCCCTTGATGGTTATGGTCGGAGCGTGGGGCATCCTCAAGGAGTCCATGTCCTTGAGGGGAGTGTCGGGAATAGTGGTTTCCATATGCGGCGTGATTTGGTTGTCGTTTGGCGGGACACCCGATGAGACTGCCCCAAATCCACTTCTCGGAAATACACTTGAAGTCGGGGCCATGGTGTGCGTGGCTATTTATATGGTGGTCATGAAAAGATTGTCCGCACGATATTCTACATGGTGGCTGACGAGTATGCAGTGTGTGGCCGGCGCATTCTTTTTTTTGCCGGGAGCGATTGTGTCAGGCTTTGGCCCGTTGCAGGAAGTCTCTTTATCTGCATGGTGTGCAGTGGGATATCTTGGTTTTTTTGTCACCTTGGGGGCATTTGGCCTTTACAATATGGCCATGACATTTATGCCGGCAGGACGGGCTGCTCTGGCTATTAATATGGTCTCGCCTGTGGCTCTTGTGTCAGGCTGGCTTGTGCTTGGTGAATCCATGTCGTTGATGCAGTTGTCTGCGTGCGGGATTATCGGATTTGGTGTGTGGTTGGGGCGGAGGGGGTAGCGGCAACCGGACGTTTTGGAGGGTTAATTTACGGAATCGTTCGGGTTTTTTTCGGTGCCAAAAAACAGCCTCCCGATTTGGGAGGCTGTTGAATGAATCTTGTTGAGGAATGACTATTTCAGTTCCAATTCTTTTTTCAAGAACTCGAAATCGATATTGCTAGCGACCAATTCTGCGCCTTGCTTGATTTTGATGGCATCACGCAGTTTGTGTCGTGACAGAATGTCATCCATTTTCTTGGCTACGGTGAAGGTGTCTTCACGGACCATGATGATGGGTGTTTCCAACACTTCGGAGCGGGTCAGGATGATGTCGTTGGGATAGAGATTGCCTGTCAGGATCAGACAAGGGCAATCGCCTTCGAGTGCAACGAGTTGGACATCCGAGCGATCACCGCCCACGATAATGGCGGAGTTCTTCTTTTTGCGGAAATGCGTCATGAAATTTTCCACCTGCATGGTGCCGATGAGAAATGATTCCACAACACGTTCACTTTTGTTGTGCGCAGAGATAATCTTGCCGCCGAGACGGTCAGCCAGATCGCCTACCTTGATGGCACCCATAAGCGGGTCACGAGGGATTACGCCGAGAACTTTGACGCCTTTGGACTCAAGCGAGGGGGCCAGAAGCTGATCAATCTCATCCATGAAATTCGGCGGGACATCATTGAGGATGACACCGGCCATCAGGTCGCCCAGAGTTTCTTTCATGACCATAAGGTAATCATATTTCAGTTCCTTCTGGAACCGGTCGATGATTATGGTCTTGATGCCGAGTTTCTTGATGACGGAAATTGCGTCGGTGTCGCAATATTTACCGGAGTACATGGAGCCGGACCCGGCCACCAGAGTGACGTCCTTCTCTTCAGATACGGCGGCGTAGCCTTCCACGATCTTGTCGAGGAGGCCATCCATCTTGCCGGTGAAGGCTTTGACTTTAAAATCTTGAGTGACAACTACGGGAGTGACCATCTCGGGGTCAGCCGTAACACCGAGCACATCCTGCACGAATGCTGCATCCTCGTCGCCGAGTTTGCCGTCGATCTCCATGGGCATGGCTCCTACCGGTTTCATGTAACCGACGTTGAAGCCTTCTTTCTGTAGCCTCAGGCCAAGACCCATTACGATCATGTTCTTGCCCGAGTATCCCGTTGTTGATCCAATGTAGAGACCTGCCATGGAAACCTCCTGAATTATGGCGTGAGCGGGGCTGGTCAAGCACCTGCTGCTCATCTATATCACTTTGCGAAAAAATCAGCCGATGGTCAAGCGCAGGTCTGTAACAAGCGCACCTTCGGCATCCACTAGAATCGGGTTGAGTTCAGCTTCTCGAATTTCTGGAAAGTCCGTCGCCATCTGCGACATGGACAGTAAAATATCTTCTATGGCCGCCAGATTGACCGGTTCTTCTCCCCGAATACCTCGAAGCAGGGGAAAAGATTTGATTTCACGGACGATATCCTGAACATCCTGCAAAGTCAGTGGAGCCAGTCGATAGCTGATGTCTCCGAGTACTTCGGCCGACGGACCTGCCAGACTAAAGGAAATCAACGGGCCGAATTGAGGGTCCTGTGTGAACCGGATCACAACCTCGCGGGCCTTGATCGGTCCCATGGTCTGGACAAGACATCCTGCGATATAGGCGCCGGGGCGTTTGCGTTGGGCTCGGGATGTTATGGCGAGCCAAGCGTCGCGTACTTCTCGGGGTGTCGCCAAATCCAAGGCCACACCATCCACATCGCCACGACTGGGGATATGCGGAGAAACCAATTTGAGTGCAACCGGGTAACCCAATTTTTTAGCAGCTCGGACAGCTTGATCGCTGGTACGAACCAGACGTGTCTCAGGGACAGGGAGTTCATAGGCCAAGGCGATGTTCATGGCATCGGAAAAAGGCAGTTCTGAAATCCCCTGATTCAACAACTTCTTGATGGTTCGCTCGGCTCGTCCCTTGTCGCGTCGGAAACAGACTTCGACCGGGTACGGACGGTTTTTCCATTGATAGTGGGCGTGCATCGCGGAAATGGCTCGGATGGCTGGTTCCGGGTAACCATAACAGGGAATACCCGCCTGTAACAACATGTCTCGACCTGGGCCAATGCGTTCATCGCCCATGAAGCTTGCGAAAATTGGTTTGTCGCATGTTTGTGCTACATCAATAATGACTTGTGCCGTTGCTTCGATTTCAGCAGACGCGGTGGGAGTCAACAGGACCAGTATGGCGTTGGTCATTGTATCTTGAGCGACGGCCTCCAAAGTGACGCGATATCGTTCAGCCTTTGCATCCCCGATGATATCAATGGGATTGTAGATAGCGGCAAAGGGGGGCAGGGCTTTGGTGAGTTTCTCCAAAGTAACTGTGGATGGCCGTGCCAAATGTAAGTTTGCCCCCTCACAGGCATCAGCGGCCAGAATGCCGGGGCCACCTGAGTTGGTGACGACTGTCAGGTTCGGGCCTTCGGGCAGCGGTTGTTCGGCAAAGGCTCGTGCCAGATCAAACAGGGATTCCAGACTTTCTACCTGAATAATGCCTGCCTGTTTGAACGCTGCGGTGGAAGCGACTACAGACCCTGCAATGGAGCCGGTGTGGCTGGATGTAGCTCGTGCACCAGCCTGAGTGGTGCCTGCCTTGATCATGATGACCGGCTTTTTGTCTGTAACAGCACGGGCTTTTGCTAGAAATTTCTGTCCATCATCGACAGATTCCAAATAACCGATGATGACTTTGGTGTCAGGGTCTTCTCCGAGTGATTCCAGAACATCCGCTTCGGATATGCCGGCTTTGTTGCCAAGCGAGATGAATTTGGAAAATCCGATGTCTTCGCCGTCAGCCCAGTCGAGGATGGCCGAACAGAGTGCTCCGCTTTGTGAAAAGAAGGCGATGGACCCTTTGGCCGGTTTGGCCTGCGCAATGGTTGCATCCAAGCCAATAGCCGTGTTGATGAGTCCCAGCGTGTTGGGACCGAGCAGGGTAATACCTTTGCGTCGGGCCAATTCGGCCATTTCCATTTCAAGTTCAAAGCCGTCCCTGCCGGTTTCGCGAAATCCGGCTGTGATGACGCAGATGGCACTGACATTGGCCTCGGCCAATTTTTTCATGGCGGGCAGGACTTTTTCACGTGGTAGGACAATAATGCCGAGGTCCGGTGGCTTGGGAATCTCAGAAATGTCAGAAAAAGTCGGAATGCCGAGAATTTCTCCCCCTGCGGGATTGACGGGGAAGATTGTACCCTTGTACCCTGCGGCAATCAAATTGGACAAAATGACGTTGCCGAGCTTATGCGAACTCCTTGATACGCCAATGATGGCGATGGAGTCCGGATTGAATAGAGAGCGAAGATGTGCGTCTGCTTGCATAAATACAGGGGGTTGAATGGATACTGATGAACTACAGGATTGTATCCACCATAGGTTTGGTCAAGTCAAGTTTCTGGAGGTAGCTCTCACGCACTCCTCGTTTGCCAACGAACAAGAGGTGAATCAGGACAATGAACGCCTGGAATTCCTGGGGGATGCAGTGCTTGAACTGTGTATTTCAGAGGAAGGCTTCAAGCGTTATCCCAGAGCTGCTGAGGGACAGTTGACCCGCATTCGTTCGCAATTGGTGAAAGAACAAAGTCTTGCAGCAATTGCCCGTGATCTCAATCTTGATAAGTACATACGATTGGGGCGCGGTGAAGAATTGCAAGGTGGTCGTGAACGGGACGCCTTATTGGCGGATGCCCTTGAGGCCGTGTTGGGAGCCGTATTTATGGACGGCGGGTTTGAGGTGGCTAAAAGAACCATCTTGAATATTTTTGAAGGAGAGTGGCCGGAACAAGCCATGTTGCCTGAGACCAAAGATTATAAGAGTCGGTTGCAGGAAGTGGCACAGGAACGTTTTCGGGAGCGTCCTGTATATGTATTGGCCGGAACCAGTGGTCCCGAACACGAAAAATTGTTTATGGTCGATGTGACGTTGCCCGAAGGTGAAGTTTTTCGCGGAGTAGGGACGAGCGTCAAGCGGGCGGAACAGGAATCAGCCCGAGCTGCATTGAAGTTTCTTTCCGAAGAATAATTCAGAAATATGATTGTATGAGACGGGCAAAGCTTTTTTGTGCCCATCGGTCAACAAACGGAAACGACCGGAGATCAAGCCCCGTGGCATCCTTGCCACGGGGCTGATTTCCGATCGTCTTCAGCCGTGTGTCGTTGTCGGCTAGCCGCCGATGAGCTGCATGGCCATTCTCGGCAGAGAGTTGGCCTGTGCCAGCATGGCGACAGCGGACTGTGTGAGAATCTGGTTGCGGACGAACTCGGTCATTTCCTGCGCCACGTCGACGTCGGAGATACGAGATTCAGCAGCCTGCAGGTTCTCGGCCTGGATACCCAGGTTGGTGATGGTGTTTTCCAGACGGTTCTGCATGGAACCGAGGTTTGCACGAATTTTGTCCTTGGAAATGATCGCGTTGTTGATCGCTTCCATGGCTGCCTGTGCCAGTCCCTGTGTGGAGATGGCCTTACCAGCATTCTGTGCTTCCCAGGTTGTCTGATTTGTGTCGAGAGCCGCAGCCTGACCCAAACCGAATGCAGATGCACTGGAACCCTGAATGGCGACATAGTAATAGTCTTCCGCGCAGTCATTGCCGGTACCGAAGTGAATCTTCAGTGGGCCGGTGGACTGTAAACCTGTACCGTCATGATCGACAGCAGGGTTACCGGAAAGGTTGCCGTTCAGGAGATAAATTCCGTTAAAATCAGTTGCGTTGGCGATACGGGTGATTTCCGAGGACATTGCTTGATACTCGGAGTCAATGATCAGACGCTGATCTGAGTTGTATGTACCCGTGGATGCCTGCATGGCCAGCTCTTTCATGCGAATGAGCTTTTCATCGATGACCTGCAGCGCGCCGTCAGCGGTCTGAATCAGCGAAATTGCATCAGATGCATTACGAATGCCCTGGTGCAGTGAGCTGATTTCCGAGCGCATGAGCTCGCGAATTGCCAACCCGGCAGCATCATCGGCAGCCGTGCCGACTCGCAGACCGGAAGACAAACGCCTGGTGGAGACACCCAGACGACCATAGTGGTCGGACAGGTTTCTCTGGGCGTTCATCGCCATGAGGTTGTGGTTAATGACTAAAGACATCAGAACCCTCCTTGTTCGATTATCAAATCCATTTGGCATTGTTAAGCAGTATGCGTGCCAATATAATTTTATTAAGATATATTAAGGCTATAACTATCTAAAAAAAGTCTAGAATGGCTATTTTTTCCTATACCAAAAAGCTATGAAAAGCGTTGTTCGTCAATGGTTTGTCGGTGGTGGTGAAAAAAATGCCACTTCGAGCAGTGGAGGGGGGAGCGTTCTCGATAAAGATGAAGATGAAGAAATAAGGATGGCCGCTTTCATGCGCCTTTGGCGAGAGTCATTGTTGGGTGCTGAAGCACCCAAGGCTTTCCATGCCCTGCCGGGCGGGCCTTCTTTTTTGGTAGCGCCCAAAAAAGAAGCAAAAAAGGTCGCTTGCGCTAGTTTGGCCACCCCCATGATCGGCGGTAAGAATCTGATCCAATCGAGTCGGCTCCACCCGATTAAAAGTATAAGCTTTACCTCTCCTGTCATCCTTCAGTTTAAGATAAATTACCTGATTCCCTTATCAGAGCCGCCTCCTTCGATTGGTCAGCTTCTAAGCCGCCAATCAAGGGCTGGGTTCGGTCTTCGTCTGGTTGGGAGGAAGAAGGAAGAAATCGTCTTTGGAGGGAGAGCGGTGTTGGGGTGCTGGAGCACCCCAAGGCCCTTTATGGATAACGAAGAGCCTTAATCAAAATGGGTATCTTCACCAAGGACGAATTTATAGCGATGAAATGTGAAATTTTAAAGTTATGTATTGTTATCGAAGCACCTAGAATCAAAAAATGAGCACCTACACCGCTGCCCCTTACAACGACGGACAATTGATAGCGAACCTTAGAGCCTGTCCCTCGCGGCGGAACGTAGCCCGACCGAGTCTGTGTCACAGACAATCCTGTCGGGCAGTGGAGTCGCGTACAGGCTCTTGGGTCCGCTATCAGGCGCACAACGGAAAAGGCGTTTTTTGCCTCCTTTTTTTCGCCTCAAAAAAAGCAGGTCGCCGTAAAGGCGAAACCTTTGTAATAATTCCGTTTGCCCCCTCACTGCGAAAGCACGCAAAGCCCACCAAAAAGATAAGTCCCTCTTTTTATTTCTATTAAGTAATAACTAACATTTCGCTTCATTCTTGTGCCTGTACCAAAGACCAAAGCGGCCCGGCAGATGGGTATTCTGCCGGGCCGCAAGGTCTTCTGTTATCCCCCGCGGGTCAGACGGGGGATATCTTGGAGAAGGAGTCTATGAGTATGGGTTACTTTAGACCTCTATGTGCTTAACGCTTCATGGCGATAACTTCGCCGAGCATTGAGTCCGTTGTGGTGATGACCTTGGTGTTAGCCTGGAATCCGCGCTGCGTGGTGATCATGCGAACGAATTCAGTGGCCATGTCGACGTTGGACATCTCCAGAGAGTTGCCGTCAATGGTTCCCTTGCCTGTGGAGCCTGCTTGCCCTG
This genomic window contains:
- a CDS encoding isoaspartyl peptidase/L-asparaginase, whose translation is MQPRLIVHGGAWDIPDEFVDDHVAGVHQAVSKIYPMLADGISAMDAVEKAVNILEADPTFDAGRGAFLNACGDIELDAFIMDGKELDFGAVAAVANLLHPVSLARKVMTAKDFRILVGAGAMQYAQECGFTEIDPRELLTDRELAFYEQIKNDESFTPINAFSGKYPSDTVGAVAMDKNGNLACATSTGGTPRKHPGRVGDSPIIGSGGYADNELGAASSTGYGESILRVMLCKTACDFLRTDAPMTAAALSMEVLKNRGHGYGGVIMLSPDGQYGFAHNTPRMAFAYADDAGAPQANITM
- a CDS encoding AraC family transcriptional regulator; protein product: MGKTPTNTDVRFWRDPDLPGVEARYSSYNEDAFRKHTHAAYSIGIIETGKTTFTLNGEAFHAGAGQLVLIEPEVVHVCNPDLDSRMTYRMFYVESSWLETVGAEMFGREIGPPSFPLPVVDDPGLVAHWQDLHEVVSNGGDRLEKESLLVEGLADLLLRYAECGEVQVSTGQGDAILAVKRHLAENLAEKVSLDALSKVAHVSRYHLLRTFQASVGLSPHAYQNQLRVDLGKKLLAENLSISHVAVEAGFVDQSHFSRVFKQYTGATPQQYQAGVGDRR
- a CDS encoding DMT family transporter; protein product: MKETMTDGVAVDALSHSGVHFMGPRLLAPLCLAGAVLLWGTSFMATKTALTGFSPMVVIWLRMTIAALLVLFLFRRIPAPDYRKGDWKVLSFLCLMQPCLYFLFEGYAIALTTSAQAGMISALVPLMVMVGAWGILKESMSLRGVSGIVVSICGVIWLSFGGTPDETAPNPLLGNTLEVGAMVCVAIYMVVMKRLSARYSTWWLTSMQCVAGAFFFLPGAIVSGFGPLQEVSLSAWCAVGYLGFFVTLGAFGLYNMAMTFMPAGRAALAINMVSPVALVSGWLVLGESMSLMQLSACGIIGFGVWLGRRG
- a CDS encoding phosphotransacetylase family protein, whose translation is MAGLYIGSTTGYSGKNMIVMGLGLRLQKEGFNVGYMKPVGAMPMEIDGKLGDEDAAFVQDVLGVTADPEMVTPVVVTQDFKVKAFTGKMDGLLDKIVEGYAAVSEEKDVTLVAGSGSMYSGKYCDTDAISVIKKLGIKTIIIDRFQKELKYDYLMVMKETLGDLMAGVILNDVPPNFMDEIDQLLAPSLESKGVKVLGVIPRDPLMGAIKVGDLADRLGGKIISAHNKSERVVESFLIGTMQVENFMTHFRKKKNSAIIVGGDRSDVQLVALEGDCPCLILTGNLYPNDIILTRSEVLETPIIMVREDTFTVAKKMDDILSRHKLRDAIKIKQGAELVASNIDFEFLKKELELK
- a CDS encoding acetate--CoA ligase family protein, which encodes MQADAHLRSLFNPDSIAIIGVSRSSHKLGNVILSNLIAAGYKGTIFPVNPAGGEILGIPTFSDISEIPKPPDLGIIVLPREKVLPAMKKLAEANVSAICVITAGFRETGRDGFELEMEMAELARRKGITLLGPNTLGLINTAIGLDATIAQAKPAKGSIAFFSQSGALCSAILDWADGEDIGFSKFISLGNKAGISEADVLESLGEDPDTKVIIGYLESVDDGQKFLAKARAVTDKKPVIMIKAGTTQAGARATSSHTGSIAGSVVASTAAFKQAGIIQVESLESLFDLARAFAEQPLPEGPNLTVVTNSGGPGILAADACEGANLHLARPSTVTLEKLTKALPPFAAIYNPIDIIGDAKAERYRVTLEAVAQDTMTNAILVLLTPTASAEIEATAQVIIDVAQTCDKPIFASFMGDERIGPGRDMLLQAGIPCYGYPEPAIRAISAMHAHYQWKNRPYPVEVCFRRDKGRAERTIKKLLNQGISELPFSDAMNIALAYELPVPETRLVRTSDQAVRAAKKLGYPVALKLVSPHIPSRGDVDGVALDLATPREVRDAWLAITSRAQRKRPGAYIAGCLVQTMGPIKAREVVIRFTQDPQFGPLISFSLAGPSAEVLGDISYRLAPLTLQDVQDIVREIKSFPLLRGIRGEEPVNLAAIEDILLSMSQMATDFPEIREAELNPILVDAEGALVTDLRLTIG
- the rnc gene encoding ribonuclease III, coding for MDTDELQDCIHHRFGQVKFLEVALTHSSFANEQEVNQDNERLEFLGDAVLELCISEEGFKRYPRAAEGQLTRIRSQLVKEQSLAAIARDLNLDKYIRLGRGEELQGGRERDALLADALEAVLGAVFMDGGFEVAKRTILNIFEGEWPEQAMLPETKDYKSRLQEVAQERFRERPVYVLAGTSGPEHEKLFMVDVTLPEGEVFRGVGTSVKRAEQESARAALKFLSEE
- a CDS encoding flagellin: MSLVINHNLMAMNAQRNLSDHYGRLGVSTRRLSSGLRVGTAADDAAGLAIRELMRSEISSLHQGIRNASDAISLIQTADGALQVIDEKLIRMKELAMQASTGTYNSDQRLIIDSEYQAMSSEITRIANATDFNGIYLLNGNLSGNPAVDHDGTGLQSTGPLKIHFGTGNDCAEDYYYVAIQGSSASAFGLGQAAALDTNQTTWEAQNAGKAISTQGLAQAAMEAINNAIISKDKIRANLGSMQNRLENTITNLGIQAENLQAAESRISDVDVAQEMTEFVRNQILTQSAVAMLAQANSLPRMAMQLIGG